GTTCGTCGGGTGGGCTGTCTTGATGCGTAACGCGGTTCGCATGGCTGTGGGCACGTTGACGGTTCTTCCGGTCCCCGCGCCCAGCGTGATCGACGCGCGTGTGGCTCGCGGGGCGATGTTGCTGGCGCCCCTGGCGGTGTTGCCGCTGGCCGCCGCCGGGGCGTTGCTCACCCTGGTGCCGCTGCCCGCGCTGCCGGTGGCCGCGCTCGCGCTGGGGGTGGTCACGCTCGGCAGCCGGGGCCTGCACCTGGACGGGCTGTCCGACACCGCGGACGGGCTGGCCGCTTCCTACGACCGCGAGCGCGCGCTGACCATCATGCGCAAGGGCGATTCCGGCCCGAGCGGGGTGGCCACGCTGGTCATCACCCTGATTGTCCAATGTGGAGCCCTGGCGGGCGCGATCGGCGCCGGGCACGGGGTTTTTGCCGTGCTGGTGGCGGTGCCGGCGGGACGTGTGCTGCTGGCGGCCGGTTGTGCGCGCGGAGTGCCGTCGGCCAGGCCGGAGGGCTTGGGCGCCACCGTGGCGGGATCGGTCCCGGTGCCCGGTGCGGTCATTTCGGTGGTGCTGTGCGCCGGACTCGCGGCCTGGGGTGGCACCTTCGCCGGTTTGCCGTGGTGGCAAGGGCTTCTCGCGGTGCTCGCGGCGGTGTGCGCGGGCGGACTGCTGCTGTGGCGGTGCGTCAAACGACTCGGCGGCATCACCGGCGACGTCCTCGGGGCGTGCGTGGAAACCGGCGTCACCGCGGCGTTGCTGGTTCTTTCAACGTAGTCACGACCTCTGCGAGCCGGTGCCAATACGACGGAGGCGCTCGCGGGCCTCGTTCTCCGTCAGCGAGGTGACGGGCTGCCCGACCGAATGCTGATACTTGGCGTCGTAAGCCCTGGTCCACACGCCGGCCGCCCACGACCGCTTGAGTTCGTCGGCGCTGAACTCCCGGCCCCGCGCCCGGCAATACGCGTCGAGAAACCGCTCGGTGTCCTCGACGGTGGCCAGTTCGTCCGCGTTGACGGTCGAATACAGCGCGGCGGCGAAGCCGACCAGGACGGCTTCGCTCTCAGCGATCAGGCTGTCCCAGTCATGCACCACCAGCAGCGTGTCCGCGCTCCAGCGCAGGTTTCCGGCAAGCCAGTCGCAGTGCCCGATCACGGCTTCGGATTCGCTGTCCCGAAGCCGGTCACGGGCACGGCGCCCGGCCTCGTCGATCCACTCCGGACCGGTCACCTCGTTGAGGTTGACCTCAGGGTCTTCTCCCGGGTACGGCCAGAGTCCGTCCGCGGTGTGGTTCCAGTCCGCCCACGACGGCACCGGGTCGAGCGTGGACACCTCGGCAGGCCGAGGGGCCAGCCGGATCAGCCTCGCGAACGCCTCGGCGAAGGCTTCGGCCGCGTGGTCCGCGCTCGGGAGCACCGCACCGCCGGGGACGTAGGCCTCCGCGGTGGCGACGTCCTCACCGAAAGGCTCGGCGCCGGTCAGCGGCCGGGGGCACGGATAACCGGCCTGGAACAGGCGGCGCTGGACTTCGACACAGGCCGCGATCCGCGGCGAGTCCGGACGAACCTTGACCACGACCTCGCGGTCGTCAGCCAGCCTCAGCCCGATGACGGCGGACAGGTGCCCGGAACTGAACATCTCCTCCACCGGCGGGCTGCCCAGATGCTGCTCGCACCACCGGGCAAGGAGGACGGGATCCACGGCACGCGAGCGAGTTGACACCGGAGCATCCTCACATGCGCCGCGGCGTTGTCAATTCCTTCAACGTAGTCAGGAAATCCGTCATGACCGGCCGGGAACGCACGGCGATGCGCAACCAGTCCGGGCCGAGGCCGGGGAAGGTGTCGGCCCGGCGCACCGCGTAGCCCCGCTCGCGCAACCGTTCCCGAAGCCGGGCGCCGTTCCGGAATTCGCCGAGCACAAAGGGCGCCCGCGGCACTCCGTGCACCCCCACGCCGAGTTCTCGTAGTCCGGTGAGCAGGAACTCGCGGTCCGCTTCGGCGGCGACGGCCAGTTCGTCGGCCTGCTTCACCGCCTCGGGACGGCAGCAGGCCACCACGGCGACCGCCGCCGGCGCGGAGACCGACCACGGCGGCTGCACCGCGCGCAACCGGTCGATCAGCTCCGGCGGCCCGAGCACGTACCCGGCGCGCAGGCCCGCGATGCCCCACGTCTTGGTCAGGCTGCGGATCACCAGCAACCCCGGCACCGGCTCTCCCGCCAGCGACTCCGGCTCGCCCGGTACCGAATCGAGGAACGCCTCGTCCACCACGACCACCCGGCCGGGACGGCACAGCGCGCGCAGGGCGTCGGCCGGGTGCAGCACCGACGTCGGATTCGTCGGATTGCCGACCACCACCAGGTCGGCGTCCTCGGGGACCGGGCCGAGCACGAACCCGTCCTCCGGCCGCAGCAGCACCCGCGAGACGGGCACCTCCGCGGCCAGCAAAGCGGCCTCCGGCTCGGTGAACTGCGGATGCACCACGCACGCCCGACGCGCGCCCAGTCCACGCGCGACCAGGGTGAACGCCTCGGCGGCGCCGGAGGTCACCAGCACCTCGGACGCGGACCGGCCGTGCCGCGCGGCCACCGCCTCTCTCGCCTCGGTGGCGTCGGGATAGGCGGCCAGGCGGGGCAGCGCGGCGGCGAGTTCGGCGATCAGCCAAGCGGGCGGTTCCGACAGCCGCACGTTGACCGCGAGATCGACCAGCCCCGGCCCGACCTCACGATCGCCGTGGTGCCACAGGTCAACCACGGCGCACCGCGCGGGCGAAGGCGGCGGCCCTTTCCGGGTGCCCCGCCCAGTGGACGTGCAGGTAGGAGGCGTTCAGCGTGGGCGACGAGTACCCGTGGTCAGCGTCGTTCCACCGCCACGCGGCGGCGAACGGCCCGTCCGGCACCACCTCGGTCCGGTGGAACTCGTGCCCGGTCACCTGCTCCCCGCGCGCGGCGAGCAGGTTGTCCGCGGCGGCCGTCGCCGTGCGGTAACCGAGCGCGCCACGGGCGGTCATCCTGGTCGTCGCCGGGAGCACGCCGGTCATCGGCAGACCGTCCAGTTCGCGGCAGAGGTACAGCAGCCCGGCGCATTCGGCGACCACGGGCAGTCCGCCGGAGACCGCCGCGGCGACCTGGTCACGCAGGGACTTGTTGGCGGACAAGGCTTCCGCGTGCACCTCGGGAAAACCACCGCCGAAGTACAATCCCGCGCAGCCTTCCGGCAACCGGGTGTCGTTGATCGGGTCGAGGTCCACCAGATCGACCCCGAGCGCGGCCAGCACCTCGCCGGTTTCGGCGTACCGGAAGGAGAACGCCTCACCCCCGGCCGCCGCCACCACGGCACGCGGACCGGGCACGGGCTCCGGCGGCGACCACGGTTCCGCCGGCACACCTGGAGCTTCACGAGCCGCGCGCACCACGGCTTCGATGTCCACACCGGACTCGATCCAGGCGGCGAGCCGGTCCACCATCACCGCGCCTTCGCGGGCGCGTTCGGCCATCGGCACCAGCCCGAGGTGACGGCTCGGCGAATGCACGTCGTCGGACCGCCGCAGCGCGCCCAGCACCGGCACCCCGGTCTTCCCGATCGCCTCACGGATCTCGCGCTCGTGCCGGTCGGATCCGAGCTTGTTGAGAATCACTCCGGCCAGCCTCACCCGGGGGTCGAAATGGGCGAACCCGTAGACGGTCGCGGCCACACTGCGACTCGCCGCGCTCGCGTCGACCACCAGCACCACGGGCGCGTCCACCAGCCGTGCGACGTGCGCGGTCGAGGCGAAGCCCTCGGTGCCCAGCGCGCCGTCGAACAAGCCCATCACGCCTTCGATCACCGCGATCTCGGCACCCGCCGCCCCGTGCAGCAGCAGCGGCGCGACCAGGTCCTCGCTCTGCAAGTACGGGTCGAGGTTGCGGCCGGGGCGCCCGGTGGCCAGCGCGTGGTAACTCGGATCGATGTAGTCCGGCCCCACCTTGTGCCCGGACACCGCGAACCCGCGCCGCCGCAACGCCGCCATCAGCCCGGACGCCACGGTCGTCTTGCCGTGCCCCGAAGCCGGAGCCGCGACCACCAGCCGCGGCAGGGTCACCATTCGATTCCTCGCTGGCCCTTCTGGCCCGCGTCCATCGGGTGCTTCACCTTGGTCATCTCCACCACGAGGTCCGCGGCCTCGATCAGCTCCGGCGGCGCGTTGCGCCCGGTGATCACCACGTGCTGGCGGCCCGGCCGGTCGCGCAGCACGTCGACCACCTCGCGCACGTCGATCCAGCCCCAGTGCAGCGGGTAGTTGAACTCGTCGAGCACGTAGAAGTCGTGCCGCCCGGCGGCGATCCGGCGGGCGATCTCGGCCCAGCCCTCACGCGCGTTGGCCGCGTGGTCCTCCTCGGTGCCCGCCTTGCGGGACCAGCTCCAGCCCTCGCCCATCTTGTGCCACTCGACCGGCCCGCCCTGCCCGGTGTTCGTGTGCACCTCACCGAGCGCCCGCAGCGCGGCTTCCTCGCCGACCTTCCACTTCGCCGACTTGACGAACTGGAACACGCCGATCGACCAGCCCTGGTTCCACGCGCGCAGCGCCATGCCGAAGGCCGCGGTGGACTTTCCCTTCATCGCGCCGGTGTGCACGATCAGCAGCGGCCGGTTGCGGCGCTGCCGGGTGGTCAGGCCGTCGTCCGGCACGTACTCCGGTTTTCCCTTGGGCATCAGGCGGCCCGTCCCGTCCGCGCGCGGACCGCACCCGCCAGCGAGTCCGCGGCCACCTCACCCAGCGGCACGTGCTCCGCGCCCATTCGCGTGGCCAGCTCCCCGGCCAGGCCGAGCCGCATGCGCCCGCTCTCGCAGTCCATCACCACCGACGCGATGCCCTGCCGCGCGATCAGGTCCGCGGCGGCGTGCGCCCTGGCGACGGCGTTCGAGCCGCTGGTCGCGCGGCCGTCGGTGACCACCACCAGCAGCGGACGGCGGCGAGGGTCGCGAATGGACTCCACGCGCAACGCCTCGGCCGCGCGCAGCAAACCTTCGGCCAGCGGGGTGCGCCCGCCGGTGGGCAGCGATTCGAGGCGGGACGCGGCCGCGTCCACGCTGATCGTCGGCGGCAGCGCCAGCTCGGCGGCCGACGCGCGGAAGGTGACCAGGCCGACCTTGTCGCGCCGCTGGTAGGCGTCCAGCAGCAGGGACAGCACGGCCGCCTTGACCTCGCTCATCCGCGACCGCGCGCCCATCGAGCCCGAGGAGTCCACGCAGAACAGCACCAGATTGCCTTCGCGCCCCTCGCGCAGGGCGAACCGCAGGTCGCGGGAGCGCAGTTCGAGACCGGCGCCGGAGCGGCCGCGTGCCCGCTGGTGCGGGGCCGCGGCCAGCACGGTCGCCGGAAGGTGCGGGCGGCCTTCGCGCACGCTGGGCGGTTTGACGCCGATGGTGCGGCCGCCGTCGGTGAGCGAGCGCGACCGGCGGCCGTGCGCACCCTCCCCTGTTCCGTCCACGGTGAACAGACGAGCGCGGAACGGCTGCCCGGCACCGACCGTCTGCTGTGGACCTTGCGGAGCCTGCTGCTGTTCGGATTCCTGTTGCCGCGGCTCGCTTTCGACGGACGGCTCCGGCGGGGCGCCGGAACCGGGGCCGTCATCGTCCGGTCCGTCGGTCGGCGGTTCGGGTTCGGGTTCGGCGTCGCGCAGCGCTTGGTCCAGCTGGTCTTCGTCGATGCCGGGCGCGTCGAACGGGTTGCGGCGACGGCGATGCGGCAGCGCCAGCCGTGCCGCCACCCGAATGTCCTCTGTGGTCACTTCGGTGCGGCCGGACCAGGCCGCGTGCGCGGCGGCGGTCCGCGCGGTGACGATGTCCGCGCGCATGCCGTCGACGTCGAAGGAGGCGCAGACCTCGGCGATCTGCAGCAACGCGGCGTCGCCGATGGTGACCGCGGGCAGGCCGCGGCGGGCGTCGGCGATCCGCACCGCCAGCGCGGCTTCGGCTTCGTCGTAACGGGAGGCGAAACCGTCGGGATCGGCTTCGTAGGCCAGGCGCCGCCGCACCACCTCGACGCGCTCGGACGGCTCCCGGCTGGTGCGCACCTCGACGGTCAGCCCGAACCGGTCCAGCAGCTGCGGCCGGAGTTCGCCCTCCTCCGGGTTCATCGTCCCGATCAGCACGAACCGCGAGGCGTGCGAGACCGAAACGCCTTCGCGCTCCACGGTCGCGCGCCCCATCGCCGCCGCGTCCAGCAGCGCGTCGACCAGGTGGTCGTGCAACAGGTTGACCTCGTCGACGTAGAGCAGTCCGCGGTGCGCGGCGGCAAGCAACCCCGGCTGGTAGCCGGTGACACCTTCGCCGAGCGCGCGTTCGAGGTCGAGCGAGCCGATCACGCGGTCTTCGGCGGCACCGACGGGCAGTTCGACCAGCCGGGCCGGGCGGCGCTCGGCCGGTGCGCCCGCGTCGTGCGGGCCGTCCGGGCAGGCGGGGTCGGGGGCGGCGGGATCACACGAGAACCGGCAGCCGGTCACCACGTCCACCGGCGGCAGCAGCCCGGCCAGCGCGCGCACCATGGTCGACTTCGCGGTGCCCTTCTCGCCGCGGACCAGCACCCCGCCGATGGCCGGGGACACCGCTGACAGCACCAGCGCCAGTCGCAGGTCGGCCAGGCCGACCACCGCGGTGAACGGGAACGCCCGCATGCACAACTCCCAACGCCTGCGCGAGAAAACAGCCGTCGCCGATCATCGCACAGCGAAACGCCGCCGAAGACGTGAGAAGTCTGACCCCGCGCGCGCCGCCTGCCGGGTTTACCGTCAACCACCGTGCACATCACGGTGGTAGGAGTAGGCGCCGACGGCTGGGCCGGGCTCACCGGTCCGGCGCGCGCGGCGGTGGAAGCCGCCGAGGTGCTCATCGGCGGCCCACGCCAGCTGGACCTGATGCCGGGCAACCGCGCGGTCAAGGTGGCGTGGCCCAGTCCGCTGCTGCCCAATCTCGACGCGCTCTTCGCCGAGCACGACGGCCGCCGCGTCTGCGTGCTGGCCAGCGGCGACCCGATGCTGTCCGGGATCGGCACCACGCTGGCGCGCCGGTTCGACGACGTCGAAGTGCTGCCCGCGTTGTCGTCACCGGCACTGGCCAGGGCCCGGCTGAAGTGGTCCGCCGAGAGCACCGAGGTGATCAGCGTGGTCGGCCGCTCGCCCCACCGGGTGAACCGCGCGCTGGCGCCGGGCGCGCGGCTGCTGGTGCTCAGCGAGGACGCCACCACCCCGGCCGTGCTGGCCGCGCAGCTCACCGAAGCCGGGTACGGGCCGAGCCGGCTGACCGTGCTGGAGGAACTCGGCGGACCGGCCGAACGGCAGTTCACCGGGGTCGCCTCGGAGTGGTCCGAGCCGCCGGGCGCGGCGTTGAACCTGGTCGCGATCGAATGCGCGACCAAGGGTGAACCGCTGCCGCGCACCGGCCTTCCCGACCACGCCTTCGAGCACGACGGCCAGCTGACCAAGCGCGACGTCCGCGCGGTCACCCTGGCCCGGCTCGGCCCGCTGCCCGGACAGCTGCTGTGGGACGTCGGCGCCGGTTCGGGCAGCGTCGCCATCGAATGGTCCCGCGCGCACCCGGACAACCGCGCGATCGCGATCGAACGCGATCCGGACCGCGCCGAGCGCATCACCCGCAACGCCGAGCGCCTCGGCGTGCCGGAACTGCGCGTGGTGGTGGGTGAGGCGCCGGGCGCTTTAGCCGGGCTCCCGGCACCCGACGCGGTTTTTGTCGGCGGCGGCGTCACCGCCGAAGTGCTCGACGCCTGCCTGCACGCGCCGAAGGTGGTCGCCAACGGCGTCACCCTGGAGACCGAGACCGTGCTGGCCGGCGCGTACGCCCGGCACGGCGGTGACCTGCTGCGGCTGGCCGTCGAACAGGCGGCGCCGCTCGGCGGATTCACCGGCTGGACCCCCGCCCGCACCGTGACCCAGTGGAGCTTCACCCGATGACCGTGCACTTCATCGGCGCCGGACCGGGCGCCGCCGACCTGATCACCGTGCGCGGGCGCGACCTGCTCGCCGCCTGCGCGGTGTGCCTGTACCCGGGCAGCCTCACCCCGCCCGACCTGCTCACGCACTGCCCGCCGGGAGCGCGCGTGGTGGACACGGCGAACCTGAGCCTCGACGAGATCATCGGCGAGCTGACCGCCGCGCACACCGCGGGGCACGACGTCGCGCGGCTGACCTCCGGTGATCCTTCGCTGTACAGCACGGTCGCCGAGCAGATGCGCCGCCTGGACGCGGCCGGTGTGCCGTACGACGTGGTGCCGGGAGTGCCCGCGTTCGCCGCCGCGGCGGCCGTGCTGAACCGCGAGCTGACCGTGCCCGAGGTGGGGCAGAGCCTGGTGATCACCCGGGTGCAGGCACGGTCGACGTCGATGCCGCCGGGTGAGGATCTGGCCACCTTCGCCGCCAGCGGCACCACGCTCGCGGTGCACCTGGCCATCACCAAGATCGACCGGGTGGCCGCCGAGCTGATCCCGCACTACGGCGAGGACTGCCCGGCGGCCGTGGTCGCGCACGCCTCGCAACCCGGCGAGAAGATCCTGCGCGGCACGCTCGCTTCGCTGCCCGCGCAGGTGCACGAGGCGGGCATCGGGCGGGCCGCGGTCATCTTCGTCGGACGTACGCTGGCGGCGGAGAAGTTCCCCGACAGCTTTCTGTACTCCGCCGCCCGCGACCGTTCCCACCAACCGGACTCGCTCTAACCGGTCAACGAACGCGTATCCCGCCAGGCGTTTGTTGTGCAGTGCACCTCGCCACCGCCGACGTGGGCCCAGAAGACGTCCTCCACCCAGTTCACCCGGATGCCGCGCAGGGCCCGTTCGGTGGCTTCCTTGAACAGGTCCCGTCCGCCGACCACCGGCCCGTGCGGGTCCGGCGCGGCGTACCGGTCCGCGGTCACCGACAGCCCGTTGGTGACCGCCGGGGCCAGCGCCGCCATCCCGGGCGCACGCTGCGACTGGTGGAACAGCACCGGCACCCGGACCAGTTCCTCAGCCCGCAATCCCGTCTCCCGCAACATGATCGCGACCTGCGAGTCGATGTGCCGGGCCGCGGTTTCGTTCTGCGCCAGGAAATCCGCGTCCCCCAGCAGTTCCTCCACGGTCGGCTGGTACTCGTGGTTCGTGCCATCGAACAACCGCGCCCCGGTGCCGTTCGCCTGGCGCAGCAGGCTTTCCGCCAACCGCGGATCGGCCACCATCAACGTCCAGCCGCGGGCGTTGTCCGCCCGCACCACGTGCAGCGTCTCGTCGACGTGGCCGACCATCAGCCACGAGGTGTCGAGCGCGACCGGCGGCTGCTGCCCCTGCGCTTCGAGCATGCGCAGGAACGCCGCGTCCGGCTTCTTGTCCCCGGTGGCCGCCGTGCCGTAGTAGATCCGCCCCTTCGGATAACCGCGGTACGGCGGCAGCGCCTCGAAGTTGCCGGTGGCGTTGCGCTGGTCGGCCCACGCGTCGATCGCCGGGCCATCGGTGAACTCCTGCACCACACCGACGTCCGGCCCACGCAGGTCGCGGAAGAGCAACCGCCCGGCCGGGCGCAGCGTCGGCCCCCCGGCCTCCCACTTGTTCGCCGATCGGACCGCCACGCGCATCGTCTGGCGCCCGTTGCCGACCACCGCCGGTTCGAACAGGTCCTGCATCCAGACGTCCTTCCACCACAGGCGGCTGCCCGCGATGAACCGCGTTTCCACCCCGGCGGTCGCGTCACGGAGCGTGCCGCTGAACCGGTCCCATTCGCCGGGGTGCCCGGGTGGCAGCCCCTCGACCGGCCACCCGGGTCCCTCCCCCGGTTTCGCGGCGAACACCGTGGTCGCGGGCATCAGGTCGTGCTGGAACAACAGCGGCGCCACCCGCATGTCCTTGACCACCGCCCGGCCCGCCGAGCGCACGGTGAGCCGCACCCGGCCGTCCCACTTCGCCGGATCGCGGACGAGGTCGCGGCCCTCCACCGCGATCCCCACCCCGGTCCGCATCTCCCGCGCCGAGAACACCTCCCCCGGTGCCAGCGCGCGGTACTGCCCGCCCCGCCGGACGAACACCCGCAGGTACTCACCCCGGTCGACCTCGACCCGCGCGGCTTCGCTCCCTCGCAGCCGCAGTTCGGTCAGGTCGTCCTCGTCGCGCCTGCCGTTGACCACCTCGTCGGCGGCGTCGTTGCACGCCGCCAGCCGCCGGTCGACCTCCAGCCCCGGCCGGTCCATGTCCCCCGGTTCGAGCACGCACCGGCTGGTGTCGTCGTCCAGGTTCGGCAGGAACACGCTCTCGCCGGTCAACCTCGGTGTGGCGGCCGCGACCCCCGGCGCGACCACTGACGCGCCCACCACCAGCGCGGTGAGCACCAACCCCCGGATCCCCACTGATCAGCCCCTTCTCTCGTTGCTTCCCCACGACCGCTTCCGAACGGTAGGAAGATCGGCGGCGAGCGGCATCGGTCGTTGGGAGGAGATCGGGGTGGAGAAGGTCCTCATCCTCGGTGGCACGGCGGAGGCGCGCGCACTGGCCGCCGCGCTGACCGAGCGCGGGGTGCCGGTGGTGTCGTCGCTGGCCGGACGGGTGGCGCGCCCGCGCCTGCCGGTCGGTGAGGTGCGCGTCGGCGGCTTCGGCGGTCCGGACGGTCTCGCCGCGTGGCTGGCGGAGCAGCGCGTCGACGCGGTGGTCGACGCGACCCATCCGTTCGCGGAACGCATCTCGGCCTCGGCGGTGGCCGCCACCCGGCTGGCCGGTGTCCGGTTGCTGCGGCTCGAACGCCCGGGGTGGCAGGCCTCACCCGGTGACGATTGGCACTGGGCCTCCTCGCTGCCCGAGGCGGCGGACCTGCTGCCCGGACTGGGCCGTCGGGTGTTCCTCACCAGCGGGCGGCAGGGCCTTCCGGCCTTCGCCCACCTCGACGACCTGTGGTTCCTCATCCGCTGCGTCGATCCGCCGGAGCCGCCGCTGCCCCGGCGGCACGAACTGCTGCTCAGCCGCGGCCCGTACCAGGTGGACGGCGAAATCGAACTGCTGCGCACGCACCGGATCGAGGTCCTCGTCACCAAGGACAGCGGCGGCGGGATGACCGCCGCCAAACTGCACGCGGCGCGGCAGCTGGGCCTGCCGGTGGTCCTGGTCCGGCGCCCCTCGCCCGCCGGCGCACCGCGCACGGTCGCCACCGTGGACGCCGTCCTCGACTGGCTACCGCGCGAGGATTAGCCGGTCGTGCCGGAGTGGCTACCGCGCGCGAACTAGGGGAATCCGGTATCCCCGCGCAAGGCCCATCCGGGCGGGCGCTAGCGTTGTCGCGATGCCGATCGCGACCCGTAGCCGTTCGGCCGAGCCTGACCAGGCGACAGATCCGGAGCGCAACGCCCCGGAAAGCAGCCGCATTCGAGTGTGGCGCCTGTTCGCCATCACCCTCGGCCTGTTGTCCGCCGCCTGTGCGCTGGCGGTCCCGTTCATGCCCGTGGTGCAGGACACCGCGCGCATCGCCTGGCCCGCCAACGGTGACACCAGCCAGGTCAACGCGCCGCTCACGGCGTACTGGGCCGAGGACCTGAGCGCCAACTTCCCGTGCGCCACCGTGCGCTCGCTCGACCAGCGCACCGACGGCCCGGCGATGCTGTTCTCCACCGTGCCCGAGGCCAGGGTGCCCGAGGGCACCGGCATGCAGTTGCAGGTGGACAACGGGCTGCTGATCGTGTCGAACCGGGCGCAGCAGCTGGCCCGCCAGCCGCTGCCGCCGGAGAACTGCGACATCGTCGTCTCCTCCACCGTGCACGCGACCACCATCACGGTGGCCGGGCAGGTGCTCTACGGCGACTCGAACGACGTGCGCCCGCGCATCGTCGGCATCTACACCGACATCACCGCCGAACAGGACCCGATCACCGGGCTGGACGTCTCGGTCACCCCGGACACCCGCTACCAGTCCTCGCCGACCGGCTGGAAGACCGCGGTCAGCGCGCTCTGCGTGCTCTCCCTGATCGGCTGCCTGATCGCGGTGAACCGGCTCGACTCGCGGGTCGCGCGGCGCGCGCCGAAGTGGGCGCCGGTCGGCTGGTGGCGGCTGACCGGCCGCGACACCACGGTGTTCGTCGCGCTCGGCGTGTGGGTCTTCATCGGCCCGGTGACCTCGGACGACGGCTACATCCTGACCATGTCCAGAGTCACCGAGGACGCCGGTTTCCTGACGAACTACCACCGGTGGTTCGGCGTGGCGGAGGCGCCGTTCGGCTGGTTCTACCACGTCTACGAGCTGATGTCGCACGT
The genomic region above belongs to Amycolatopsis sp. YIM 10 and contains:
- the cobO gene encoding cob(I)yrinic acid a,c-diamide adenosyltransferase yields the protein MPKGKPEYVPDDGLTTRQRRNRPLLIVHTGAMKGKSTAAFGMALRAWNQGWSIGVFQFVKSAKWKVGEEAALRALGEVHTNTGQGGPVEWHKMGEGWSWSRKAGTEEDHAANAREGWAEIARRIAAGRHDFYVLDEFNYPLHWGWIDVREVVDVLRDRPGRQHVVITGRNAPPELIEAADLVVEMTKVKHPMDAGQKGQRGIEW
- the cbiE gene encoding precorrin-6y C5,15-methyltransferase (decarboxylating) subunit CbiE, whose amino-acid sequence is MHITVVGVGADGWAGLTGPARAAVEAAEVLIGGPRQLDLMPGNRAVKVAWPSPLLPNLDALFAEHDGRRVCVLASGDPMLSGIGTTLARRFDDVEVLPALSSPALARARLKWSAESTEVISVVGRSPHRVNRALAPGARLLVLSEDATTPAVLAAQLTEAGYGPSRLTVLEELGGPAERQFTGVASEWSEPPGAALNLVAIECATKGEPLPRTGLPDHAFEHDGQLTKRDVRAVTLARLGPLPGQLLWDVGAGSGSVAIEWSRAHPDNRAIAIERDPDRAERITRNAERLGVPELRVVVGEAPGALAGLPAPDAVFVGGGVTAEVLDACLHAPKVVANGVTLETETVLAGAYARHGGDLLRLAVEQAAPLGGFTGWTPARTVTQWSFTR
- a CDS encoding phosphotransferase; amino-acid sequence: MDPVLLARWCEQHLGSPPVEEMFSSGHLSAVIGLRLADDREVVVKVRPDSPRIAACVEVQRRLFQAGYPCPRPLTGAEPFGEDVATAEAYVPGGAVLPSADHAAEAFAEAFARLIRLAPRPAEVSTLDPVPSWADWNHTADGLWPYPGEDPEVNLNEVTGPEWIDEAGRRARDRLRDSESEAVIGHCDWLAGNLRWSADTLLVVHDWDSLIAESEAVLVGFAAALYSTVNADELATVEDTERFLDAYCRARGREFSADELKRSWAAGVWTRAYDAKYQHSVGQPVTSLTENEARERLRRIGTGSQRS
- the cobM gene encoding precorrin-4 C(11)-methyltransferase; this encodes MTVHFIGAGPGAADLITVRGRDLLAACAVCLYPGSLTPPDLLTHCPPGARVVDTANLSLDEIIGELTAAHTAGHDVARLTSGDPSLYSTVAEQMRRLDAAGVPYDVVPGVPAFAAAAAVLNRELTVPEVGQSLVITRVQARSTSMPPGEDLATFAASGTTLAVHLAITKIDRVAAELIPHYGEDCPAAVVAHASQPGEKILRGTLASLPAQVHEAGIGRAAVIFVGRTLAAEKFPDSFLYSAARDRSHQPDSL
- a CDS encoding cobyrinate a,c-diamide synthase, coding for MVTLPRLVVAAPASGHGKTTVASGLMAALRRRGFAVSGHKVGPDYIDPSYHALATGRPGRNLDPYLQSEDLVAPLLLHGAAGAEIAVIEGVMGLFDGALGTEGFASTAHVARLVDAPVVLVVDASAASRSVAATVYGFAHFDPRVRLAGVILNKLGSDRHEREIREAIGKTGVPVLGALRRSDDVHSPSRHLGLVPMAERAREGAVMVDRLAAWIESGVDIEAVVRAAREAPGVPAEPWSPPEPVPGPRAVVAAAGGEAFSFRYAETGEVLAALGVDLVDLDPINDTRLPEGCAGLYFGGGFPEVHAEALSANKSLRDQVAAAVSGGLPVVAECAGLLYLCRELDGLPMTGVLPATTRMTARGALGYRTATAAADNLLAARGEQVTGHEFHRTEVVPDGPFAAAWRWNDADHGYSSPTLNASYLHVHWAGHPERAAAFARAVRRG
- a CDS encoding putative cobaltochelatase — encoded protein: MRAFPFTAVVGLADLRLALVLSAVSPAIGGVLVRGEKGTAKSTMVRALAGLLPPVDVVTGCRFSCDPAAPDPACPDGPHDAGAPAERRPARLVELPVGAAEDRVIGSLDLERALGEGVTGYQPGLLAAAHRGLLYVDEVNLLHDHLVDALLDAAAMGRATVEREGVSVSHASRFVLIGTMNPEEGELRPQLLDRFGLTVEVRTSREPSERVEVVRRRLAYEADPDGFASRYDEAEAALAVRIADARRGLPAVTIGDAALLQIAEVCASFDVDGMRADIVTARTAAAHAAWSGRTEVTTEDIRVAARLALPHRRRRNPFDAPGIDEDQLDQALRDAEPEPEPPTDGPDDDGPGSGAPPEPSVESEPRQQESEQQQAPQGPQQTVGAGQPFRARLFTVDGTGEGAHGRRSRSLTDGGRTIGVKPPSVREGRPHLPATVLAAAPHQRARGRSGAGLELRSRDLRFALREGREGNLVLFCVDSSGSMGARSRMSEVKAAVLSLLLDAYQRRDKVGLVTFRASAAELALPPTISVDAAASRLESLPTGGRTPLAEGLLRAAEALRVESIRDPRRRPLLVVVTDGRATSGSNAVARAHAAADLIARQGIASVVMDCESGRMRLGLAGELATRMGAEHVPLGEVAADSLAGAVRARTGRAA
- a CDS encoding adenosylcobinamide-GDP ribazoletransferase, which produces MAVGTLTVLPVPAPSVIDARVARGAMLLAPLAVLPLAAAGALLTLVPLPALPVAALALGVVTLGSRGLHLDGLSDTADGLAASYDRERALTIMRKGDSGPSGVATLVITLIVQCGALAGAIGAGHGVFAVLVAVPAGRVLLAAGCARGVPSARPEGLGATVAGSVPVPGAVISVVLCAGLAAWGGTFAGLPWWQGLLAVLAAVCAGGLLLWRCVKRLGGITGDVLGACVETGVTAALLVLST
- the cobC gene encoding Rv2231c family pyridoxal phosphate-dependent protein CobC; the protein is MVDLWHHGDREVGPGLVDLAVNVRLSEPPAWLIAELAAALPRLAAYPDATEAREAVAARHGRSASEVLVTSGAAEAFTLVARGLGARRACVVHPQFTEPEAALLAAEVPVSRVLLRPEDGFVLGPVPEDADLVVVGNPTNPTSVLHPADALRALCRPGRVVVVDEAFLDSVPGEPESLAGEPVPGLLVIRSLTKTWGIAGLRAGYVLGPPELIDRLRAVQPPWSVSAPAAVAVVACCRPEAVKQADELAVAAEADREFLLTGLRELGVGVHGVPRAPFVLGEFRNGARLRERLRERGYAVRRADTFPGLGPDWLRIAVRSRPVMTDFLTTLKELTTPRRM